The Planococcus liqunii genome includes a region encoding these proteins:
- the ilvE gene encoding branched-chain-amino-acid transaminase: MGEQLIYLNGEFVRKEDAKVSVYDHGFLYGDGVFEGIRSYNGNVFRLEEHLERLYDSAKSVMLEIPHTFEEMTKLVVETLRRNELKDAYIRLIVSRGVGNLGIDPLTCSRPSVIVIAEALSLFPKSLYDNGIEIVSVATRRNRSDVLSPKVKSLNYMNNILVKIEANLAGVSEALMLNDQGYVAEGSADNIFIVRKNKILTPPGYVGALEGITRNAIMEVAAQKGYEVQEGVFTRHDVYVADEVFLTGTAAEVIAVIKVDGRVIGDGKPGPVTNDLLASFRELVQQDGVKVYDEHLNAV, from the coding sequence ATGGGAGAACAACTAATCTACTTGAATGGTGAATTTGTTAGAAAAGAAGATGCTAAAGTTTCAGTCTATGATCACGGCTTCTTGTACGGAGACGGAGTGTTCGAAGGAATTCGTTCTTATAACGGGAACGTCTTTCGATTAGAAGAACATTTAGAACGTCTTTATGATTCGGCAAAGTCAGTCATGCTAGAAATTCCACATACTTTCGAAGAAATGACGAAGTTAGTAGTCGAAACACTTCGGCGCAATGAGTTAAAAGATGCTTACATTCGATTGATTGTTTCAAGAGGGGTCGGCAACCTTGGGATTGACCCATTAACGTGTTCAAGGCCAAGCGTCATTGTCATTGCTGAAGCTTTATCCTTATTTCCAAAGTCGCTTTACGACAATGGCATTGAAATTGTTTCAGTGGCAACCCGGAGAAACCGTTCGGATGTGTTAAGCCCGAAAGTGAAATCGCTGAATTACATGAACAATATCCTAGTAAAAATTGAAGCCAATCTGGCCGGTGTATCGGAAGCGCTTATGCTGAATGATCAAGGCTATGTAGCTGAAGGCTCGGCTGATAATATATTCATTGTCCGAAAGAACAAAATACTAACGCCTCCTGGTTATGTCGGAGCACTTGAAGGAATTACGCGAAACGCCATTATGGAAGTTGCTGCTCAAAAAGGCTACGAAGTTCAAGAAGGGGTCTTTACAAGACATGATGTGTATGTCGCTGATGAAGTGTTCTTAACAGGAACGGCTGCAGAAGTGATTGCAGTTATTAAAGTGGATGGACGAGTAATTGGGGACGGCAAACCGGGTCCTGTTACAAATGATTTGCTTGCTTCTTTCCGGGAACTCGTTCAGCAAGATGGAGTAAAAGTATACGACGAACATTTAAATGCAGTTTAA
- the ilvB gene encoding acetolactate synthase large subunit codes for MGVNLKVREETKQKLKGSGADVLIQSLKEQGVEVIFGYPGGAVLPIYDALHRNPIRHVLARHEQGAIHAAEGYARVSGKTGVVIATSGPGATNLVTGIADAMLDSLPLVVFTGQVASTVIGTDAFQEADIIGITQPITKHNYQVKSVADFPRIIKEAFYIASTGRPGPVVVDIPKNISTEMFLTDYPQNEQVNLPGYQPTTKPNYLQIQKAGQALSEAKKPLILAGAGVLAAQASEELQMFVEQHKVPVTNTLLGLGSIGGDHPLFLGMAGMHGTYTANTAICECDLLINIGARFDDRLTGNLAHFAPNAKVIHIDIDPAEIGKNVPTDIPIVADAKEALQALSNQSFESPDTEVWLQHLTANREEYPLHYKADKERGILPQQAVELIHRLTGGDAVVTTDVGQHQMWTAQYYRFNHPHNWVTSGGLGTMGFGFPAAIGAQLARPDETVVAVVGDAGFQMTLQELSLLQELRLPVKVVILNNQSLGMVRQWQETFYEERYSQSLIHVQPDFVKLAHAYDIEGYKVETMEQAEKVFAEAFASTGPVLIDCRVVQMENVYPMVAPGKGLNEMIGVKGE; via the coding sequence ATGGGTGTAAACCTTAAAGTAAGAGAAGAAACAAAACAGAAGCTGAAAGGCAGCGGGGCAGATGTCCTGATTCAATCGTTGAAAGAACAAGGTGTTGAAGTAATTTTCGGTTACCCGGGAGGGGCGGTACTTCCCATTTACGATGCCTTGCACAGAAACCCCATCCGGCACGTACTTGCAAGACACGAACAAGGCGCGATCCATGCGGCAGAAGGGTATGCCCGGGTATCAGGGAAAACGGGTGTGGTTATTGCCACTTCGGGCCCTGGAGCCACCAACCTCGTAACAGGAATTGCAGATGCGATGCTCGACTCGCTGCCACTGGTCGTTTTCACCGGGCAAGTTGCCAGTACGGTCATTGGAACGGATGCTTTCCAGGAAGCGGACATCATCGGGATCACACAGCCGATCACCAAACACAATTACCAAGTGAAGAGCGTAGCGGATTTCCCGAGAATCATCAAAGAAGCATTTTACATTGCTTCAACGGGGCGCCCGGGACCGGTCGTTGTAGACATTCCCAAAAACATCTCAACGGAAATGTTTTTAACGGACTATCCGCAGAATGAGCAAGTGAATCTGCCAGGCTACCAGCCGACGACGAAACCGAATTACCTGCAGATCCAAAAAGCCGGCCAAGCATTGTCGGAAGCGAAAAAACCATTAATTCTTGCAGGTGCAGGGGTTTTAGCTGCTCAAGCATCTGAAGAGCTTCAGATGTTTGTAGAACAGCACAAGGTTCCTGTCACGAATACCTTATTGGGACTCGGCTCTATCGGAGGAGATCATCCACTGTTTCTGGGAATGGCCGGAATGCACGGAACCTATACAGCCAACACAGCCATTTGCGAATGCGATCTACTCATCAATATTGGTGCCCGTTTCGATGACAGGCTGACCGGAAACTTGGCACATTTTGCACCGAATGCGAAAGTGATACACATTGACATCGATCCAGCTGAAATCGGAAAAAATGTTCCTACTGACATCCCTATTGTGGCCGATGCGAAAGAAGCGCTGCAGGCATTATCCAATCAAAGTTTCGAATCGCCGGATACGGAGGTCTGGCTGCAGCATTTAACAGCAAACCGGGAAGAATACCCGCTTCACTATAAAGCCGATAAAGAACGCGGAATTCTACCTCAACAAGCGGTCGAATTGATTCACCGCTTAACCGGCGGAGATGCGGTCGTTACAACTGACGTCGGACAGCATCAAATGTGGACAGCGCAGTATTACAGATTCAATCATCCCCATAACTGGGTAACGTCAGGCGGCTTAGGGACAATGGGCTTCGGCTTCCCGGCTGCAATTGGAGCCCAGTTGGCAAGGCCGGACGAAACGGTCGTTGCGGTGGTTGGAGACGCCGGGTTCCAGATGACGCTGCAGGAACTGTCGCTGCTGCAGGAACTGCGCCTTCCGGTAAAAGTAGTGATCTTAAACAACCAAAGCCTTGGCATGGTAAGGCAATGGCAGGAAACGTTTTATGAAGAGCGCTACTCTCAATCGTTGATTCATGTACAACCGGATTTTGTGAAATTGGCTCACGCCTACGATATCGAAGGATACAAAGTGGAAACGATGGAACAAGCGGAGAAAGTATTTGCAGAAGCGTTTGCTTCAACCGGACCGGTGTTGATCGATTGCCGGGTGGTGCAAATGGAAAACGTTTATCCGATGGTTGCGCCAGGCAAGGGGCTGAATGAAATGATCGGAGTGAAAGGCGAATGA
- the ilvN gene encoding acetolactate synthase small subunit: MKRVITTTVINQSGVLNRVTGLLMKRQFNIESISVGHTEQPGMSKMTFVVNVEDKGKLEQLLKQLQKQIDVIKVHDITDKAMVMRELAMVKVVSPPSVRNEIYAIVEPFRATVVDMSKNVTTYQVAGDPEKIEAFIDLMRPYGIKEITRTGVSAFVRETQKAQTEQVSIL; encoded by the coding sequence ATGAAGCGAGTAATAACAACAACGGTAATCAATCAAAGTGGCGTATTGAACCGGGTAACCGGCTTGTTGATGAAACGGCAATTCAACATTGAAAGCATATCGGTCGGGCACACAGAACAGCCGGGAATGTCGAAAATGACCTTTGTCGTCAATGTAGAGGATAAAGGGAAGCTGGAACAGCTGCTGAAGCAGCTTCAAAAACAAATTGACGTAATCAAAGTTCATGATATTACAGACAAGGCGATGGTCATGAGAGAACTGGCGATGGTGAAAGTGGTGTCGCCGCCTTCGGTACGAAATGAGATTTACGCGATTGTCGAACCGTTCCGGGCGACGGTCGTCGATATGAGCAAGAATGTCACTACTTATCAAGTTGCAGGCGATCCGGAGAAAATCGAGGCATTCATTGATTTAATGAGGCCTTACGGCATTAAAGAAATTACCCGGACAGGTGTATCGGCGTTTGTGCGGGAAACGCAAAAAGCGCAAACCGAACAAGTATCCATTCTTTAA
- the ilvC gene encoding ketol-acid reductoisomerase, translating into MYRRLCGKRKKRKPNKYPFFKKPKHSRRKLKMAKMYYNQDVNEQVLEGKTIAIIGYGSQGHAHAQNLKESGFDVVVGVRPGKSFKQAQEDGMNVTTVKEAAQAADVIMILVPDEKQTKIYNEEIKPALTAGKSLVFAHGFNVHFNQIVAPEDVDVFLVAPKGPGHLVRRTYEAGAGVPALIAIHQDVSGQAQEVALAYAKGIGAARAGVLETTFKEETETDLFGEQAVLCGGVTSLVKAGFETLVEAGYQPEVAYFECMHELKLIVDLMYEGGLSGMRYSISDTAQWGDFVSGPRVVDAATKGRMKDILTDIQTGKFAKGWLLENQLNRPEFTAIEKAEENHQIEQVGRVLREMMPFVNEGKKTKTKEVVASAKN; encoded by the coding sequence GTGTATCGGCGTTTGTGCGGGAAACGCAAAAAGCGCAAACCGAACAAGTATCCATTCTTTAAAAAACCCAAACACTCGAGGAGGAAATTAAAAATGGCAAAAATGTATTATAACCAAGACGTAAACGAACAGGTATTAGAAGGAAAGACAATCGCAATCATCGGCTATGGTTCGCAGGGACACGCACATGCTCAGAACTTAAAGGAATCCGGATTTGATGTCGTGGTCGGTGTAAGGCCCGGAAAATCATTCAAGCAGGCGCAAGAAGACGGCATGAACGTAACAACGGTAAAAGAAGCGGCACAGGCAGCTGACGTGATCATGATCTTAGTGCCGGACGAGAAACAGACGAAAATCTACAACGAAGAAATCAAACCGGCATTGACGGCTGGCAAATCACTCGTTTTCGCACACGGCTTTAATGTTCATTTCAACCAAATCGTCGCACCGGAAGATGTGGATGTCTTCTTGGTAGCTCCAAAAGGTCCAGGGCATTTGGTTCGCCGTACATACGAAGCGGGGGCAGGTGTACCGGCGTTAATCGCCATCCATCAAGACGTTTCGGGTCAAGCGCAGGAAGTGGCGCTCGCTTATGCAAAAGGCATTGGTGCTGCACGTGCGGGAGTTCTGGAAACGACGTTCAAAGAAGAAACAGAAACGGATCTATTCGGTGAGCAAGCTGTACTTTGCGGCGGAGTCACTTCCTTAGTGAAAGCTGGATTTGAAACTTTAGTAGAAGCGGGCTATCAGCCGGAAGTCGCGTACTTCGAGTGTATGCACGAATTGAAATTGATCGTCGATTTGATGTACGAAGGCGGCTTATCCGGAATGCGCTACTCGATTTCAGACACTGCGCAATGGGGAGATTTTGTATCAGGACCGCGAGTTGTGGATGCAGCGACAAAAGGCCGCATGAAAGATATCTTGACCGATATCCAAACTGGGAAGTTTGCAAAAGGTTGGTTGCTTGAAAATCAATTGAACCGTCCGGAATTCACAGCCATCGAAAAAGCGGAAGAAAATCATCAAATCGAACAGGTGGGCAGAGTGCTTCGCGAAATGATGCCATTCGTCAACGAAGGCAAAAAGACAAAAACAAAAGAGGTGGTCGCCAGTGCGAAAAATTGA
- a CDS encoding 2-isopropylmalate synthase, producing MRKIDIFDTTLRDGEQSAGINLNTAEKIEIARQLERFGATIIESGFPAASPGDFDAVQRIAGTVKNSIVTGLARSVESDIATAWEALKGSEQPHVHIFLATSPIHMEHKLMKTPEQVVETAVASVKYAKQFFPLVQWSAEDASRSEPEFLARIIREVIKAGATTINLPDTVGYATPQEYGALFRYITENVVGIENVKLSAHCHNDLGMATANTLAAIENGATQIEGTINGIGERAGNVALEEIAVALHIRKQVYSVETDIHLKEIKRTSQLVSQLTGSIIQPNKAVVGKNAFAHESGIHQDGMLKNPLTYEIITPELIGDAKTELVLGKHSGRHAFKDRALKMGFELSEEKLKKAFVEFKKLADRKKVIVEDDLLVLLTDQQINDSEIPVYKLENVQVHYGTANIPTATVSAYQPNGELVTEAATGAGSVEAIFNTLERIVAGEVHILDYRVTSIGKGRDALGEAVINMTYDGETVTGRDVAQDVLEATAKAYLNTVNRQLVKAGQKVKVAVV from the coding sequence GTGCGAAAAATTGACATCTTTGATACAACGCTACGGGACGGAGAACAGTCGGCCGGGATCAACTTGAACACTGCTGAGAAAATCGAAATCGCTCGCCAACTCGAACGTTTTGGCGCGACGATCATTGAGTCAGGATTTCCGGCAGCTTCACCAGGAGATTTCGATGCAGTCCAGCGCATCGCAGGAACAGTAAAAAATTCAATCGTGACGGGCTTGGCCCGTTCGGTTGAAAGTGATATTGCCACTGCATGGGAAGCGTTGAAAGGCAGCGAACAGCCGCATGTCCATATCTTCCTGGCAACCTCACCGATTCATATGGAACATAAATTGATGAAAACGCCGGAACAGGTCGTTGAGACGGCCGTAGCTTCTGTTAAGTACGCCAAGCAGTTCTTTCCGCTAGTGCAATGGTCGGCAGAAGACGCGTCCCGTTCCGAACCTGAATTTTTGGCCCGCATTATCCGGGAAGTCATTAAAGCAGGCGCCACAACCATCAACCTTCCAGATACAGTCGGTTATGCGACGCCGCAAGAATACGGTGCATTGTTCCGCTACATTACGGAAAACGTAGTTGGCATTGAAAACGTCAAGCTGTCGGCACACTGCCATAATGATCTTGGCATGGCAACAGCAAATACTTTGGCTGCCATTGAAAACGGCGCTACGCAAATTGAAGGCACAATCAACGGCATTGGTGAACGGGCAGGAAACGTGGCACTTGAAGAAATTGCCGTTGCTCTTCATATCCGCAAACAAGTTTATAGTGTTGAAACCGATATTCATTTAAAAGAAATCAAGCGCACCAGCCAATTGGTCAGCCAATTGACCGGCAGCATTATTCAGCCGAACAAAGCGGTAGTCGGCAAAAATGCCTTTGCCCACGAATCGGGCATCCACCAGGACGGCATGCTGAAAAACCCGTTGACTTATGAAATTATTACGCCGGAATTGATTGGCGATGCGAAAACCGAATTGGTGCTCGGCAAACATTCCGGCAGACACGCATTCAAAGACCGTGCACTTAAAATGGGCTTTGAATTGAGTGAAGAAAAGTTGAAAAAAGCCTTTGTGGAATTCAAGAAACTGGCGGACCGCAAAAAAGTCATCGTGGAAGATGATTTGCTAGTCTTGCTGACTGACCAGCAAATCAATGACAGCGAAATTCCAGTCTACAAATTGGAAAATGTCCAAGTGCATTACGGTACAGCGAATATCCCGACGGCAACGGTTTCGGCTTATCAGCCAAACGGAGAGTTGGTGACAGAAGCCGCAACGGGCGCCGGATCGGTTGAAGCGATATTCAACACCTTAGAGCGCATCGTTGCCGGTGAAGTCCACATTCTTGATTACCGGGTCACGTCGATCGGCAAAGGGCGCGACGCACTGGGCGAAGCGGTGATCAATATGACGTATGACGGCGAGACTGTCACTGGACGAGACGTCGCACAGGATGTTTTGGAAGCGACAGCAAAAGCTTACTTAAATACAGTCAATCGCCAATTGGTGAAAGCGGGACAAAAAGTAAAAGTAGCAGTGGTATAA
- the leuB gene encoding 3-isopropylmalate dehydrogenase, with protein MKKTIAVLPGDGIGPEVTDAAVQVLQSIAMRYGHTFHLKHALIGGSAVDAHNNPLPDETIAACEASDAILLGAVGGSKWDQNPGHLRPEKGLLNIRKHFDLFANIRPVKAIPALLGSSPLKEEVAKEVDMVIVRELTSGLYFGEPKRRTEKAGVDTLVYTRDEIERIVDQAFEIARGRRGKVTSVDKANVLETSKLWREVVEERKAFYPDVEVEHMLVDSAAMKLITDPRAFDVMVTENMFGDILSDEASVITGSLGMLPSASVRSDGFGLYEPVHGSAPDIAGQNKANPSAAILSAAMMLRYSFGMHTEAAAIEEAVMSVLEDGYCTGDLSDAGKQVVSTERFVTKVVEELERELVSEHIMYSYV; from the coding sequence ATGAAAAAAACAATAGCGGTATTGCCAGGAGACGGAATCGGACCAGAAGTAACAGATGCGGCGGTACAAGTGCTGCAATCCATCGCAATGCGTTATGGACATACTTTTCATTTGAAACACGCGTTGATCGGAGGCAGTGCAGTCGATGCACATAACAACCCGCTGCCTGACGAAACCATTGCCGCATGCGAGGCAAGCGACGCAATTCTCCTCGGTGCAGTCGGAGGTTCGAAATGGGACCAGAATCCAGGGCATCTTCGCCCGGAGAAAGGTTTGTTGAACATCCGTAAGCATTTCGATTTGTTTGCGAATATCCGGCCGGTCAAAGCAATTCCTGCTTTGCTTGGTTCATCGCCATTAAAAGAAGAAGTGGCGAAAGAAGTGGACATGGTCATTGTACGCGAGTTGACAAGCGGTTTGTATTTCGGAGAGCCGAAGCGCCGGACCGAAAAAGCGGGCGTTGATACACTCGTCTATACAAGGGATGAAATCGAGCGGATTGTCGATCAGGCATTTGAAATTGCGCGTGGGCGCAGAGGCAAAGTGACGTCGGTTGATAAAGCGAATGTATTGGAAACAAGCAAGCTATGGCGTGAAGTGGTTGAAGAGCGTAAAGCGTTTTATCCGGATGTCGAAGTGGAACACATGCTGGTTGATTCCGCTGCAATGAAACTGATCACCGATCCGCGGGCATTCGATGTCATGGTGACGGAGAACATGTTCGGCGATATCTTGAGCGATGAAGCGTCCGTTATCACGGGATCGCTTGGCATGCTGCCATCAGCCAGCGTCCGGTCAGACGGTTTCGGCCTATACGAGCCGGTACATGGTTCGGCGCCGGATATCGCAGGCCAGAACAAAGCCAATCCTTCAGCGGCTATTCTTTCGGCGGCGATGATGCTGCGCTATTCGTTCGGTATGCATACCGAAGCGGCAGCAATCGAAGAAGCGGTGATGAGCGTATTGGAAGACGGTTATTGCACAGGCGATTTGTCCGACGCAGGCAAACAAGTGGTATCGACTGAGCGTTTTGTGACAAAAGTGGTTGAAGAATTGGAAAGAGAATTGGTGTCAGAGCACATCATGTATTCTTACGTGTGA